In a genomic window of Glycine max cultivar Williams 82 chromosome 13, Glycine_max_v4.0, whole genome shotgun sequence:
- the LOC100795720 gene encoding uncharacterized protein isoform X2 produces MEVDMWDTEDDTKVVKKSKQKQRKRKVEKDGKREKEAKRIFLSLTKPLLVLGLDPKPLRLEHRARLRHLLRRLVNRQQWVAASGVLSAYMKGTLNDTSPHTNRLKFWALLELLKHVENHSINTTRIKNLYDIWSKKIGSMKTWPVESRYAVHLEFMVFCLLRGHAEDAYHLALCLEQEKGDIGPMLKMMMGLTFYELWYSSIPKEFQSERYNSVESHMADSQSRRDSDASVMNGGLDLWLLPLRFSDEHSFEDFVYSQRNQPNHHYKNAVKYLQLALRSEPSASAALLPLIQLLLMGGHVDEALNMLEKQCCNSASVLPIRARAALLEHFDGNNSLLLRSCFEDMLKKDPTCSDALAKLIKMHQNGDYSLESLLEMIALHLDATDAEYNTWRVFSSCFLRLSSYEDEHKQHCALNKTPKLFTDGISGKSWRLRCRWWLTRHFSNRKLESEIEAGDLQLLTYKAACASYMYGWEYSYVTKAYSHLEKENGNELLLFLDEYRGNSFGIYQKFQKKFTHFNIRI; encoded by the exons ATGGAAGTGGATATGTGGGACACAGAAGACGACACCAAGGTTGTGAAGAAATCCAAGCAGAAGCAGCGAAAGAGGAAGGTGGAGAAGGATGGGAAGCGAGAGAAGGAGGCAAAAAGAATCTTCTTGTCTCTGACGAAGCCTTTACTTGTTTTGGGATTGGATCCCAAACCTCTTAGGCTGGAACACCGTGCAAGGCTGCGCCACCTGCTGCGGAGGCTCGTCAACCGGCAACAATGGGTTGCAGCCAGTGGTGTTCTCAGTGCCTACATGAAGGGAACACTTAATGACACCTCTCCCCACACCAACCGTCTTAAGTTTTGG GCTTTATTGGAGCTTCTTAAGCATGTGGAAAACCATTCTATTAATACAACACGAATCAAAAACCTCTATGATATTTGGTCCAAGAAAATTGGATCAATGAAGACATGGCCAGTTGAG AGCAGATATGCAGTCCATTTGGAGTTCATGGTTTTCTGTCTTTTGCGAGGCCATGCTGAGGATGCATACCATCTTGCTCTATG CCTTGAGCAAGAAAAAGGTGATATTGGTCCTATGTTAAAGATGATGATGGGTTTGACATTCTATGAGTTGTGGTATTCTTCTATCCCCAAAGAATTCCAG TCAGAGAGGTATAATTCTGTTGAATCCCACATGGCTGACTCCCAATCTCGACGTGATTCGGATGCCTCTGTCATGAATG GGGGACTTGATTTGTGGTTGCTGCCCTTGCGTTTTTCTGATGAGCACAGTTTTGAGGATTTTGTGTATTCGCAAAGAAATCAGCCTAATCACCATTACAAAAATGCAGTGAAATATTTGCAACTAGCTCTGCGCTCAGAACCTTCCGCTTCAGCAGCATTACTTCCATTGATACAG TTGTTGCTGATGGGAGGTCACGTTGACGAGGCTCTAAATATGCTTGAGAAGCAATGCTGTAATTCAGCCTCTGTACTCCCAAtaag AGCAAGGGCTGCTCTCTTGGAGCATTTTGATGGAAACAACTCTCTCTTGCTTCGTAGCTGTTTTGAGGATATGTTGAAGAAGGATCCAACATGTAGTGATGCCTTAGCAAAACTTATCAAGATGCACCAAAATG GAGACTATAGTCTTGAATCTCTGCTGGAAATGATTGCTCTACATTTAGATGCTACAGATGCAGAATACAATACATGGAGGGTGTTCTCTTCTTGTTTCTTGAGACTGTCTTCCTACGAAGATGAACATAAGCAACATTGTGCCCTTAACAAAACCCCTAAACTATTTACGGATGGTATATCAGGAAAATCTTGGAGGCTTCGCTGTAGATGGTGGCTAACAAGGCATTTCAGCAATAGAAAGCTTGAATCAGAGATTGAAGCTG GTGATTTGCAGTTACTCACATACAAAGCGGCATGTGCATCGTATATGTATGGATGGGAATACAGCTACGTTACGAAGGCTTATTCtcatttagaaaaagaaaatggtaaCGAGTTGCTGTTGTTCTTGGATGAGTACAGGGGAAACTCATTTggaatttatcaaaaatttcaaaagaaatttACACATTTCAATATAAGAATCTAA
- the LOC100795720 gene encoding uncharacterized protein isoform X1 yields the protein MEVDMWDTEDDTKVVKKSKQKQRKRKVEKDGKREKEAKRIFLSLTKPLLVLGLDPKPLRLEHRARLRHLLRRLVNRQQWVAASGVLSAYMKGTLNDTSPHTNRLKFWALLELLKHVENHSINTTRIKNLYDIWSKKIGSMKTWPVESRYAVHLEFMVFCLLRGHAEDAYHLALCLEQEKGDIGPMLKMMMGLTFYELWYSSIPKEFQVRNSDQFHLQENSDMEEASFSNENVQSERYNSVESHMADSQSRRDSDASVMNGGLDLWLLPLRFSDEHSFEDFVYSQRNQPNHHYKNAVKYLQLALRSEPSASAALLPLIQLLLMGGHVDEALNMLEKQCCNSASVLPIRARAALLEHFDGNNSLLLRSCFEDMLKKDPTCSDALAKLIKMHQNGDYSLESLLEMIALHLDATDAEYNTWRVFSSCFLRLSSYEDEHKQHCALNKTPKLFTDGISGKSWRLRCRWWLTRHFSNRKLESEIEAGDLQLLTYKAACASYMYGWEYSYVTKAYSHLEKENGNELLLFLDEYRGNSFGIYQKFQKKFTHFNIRI from the exons ATGGAAGTGGATATGTGGGACACAGAAGACGACACCAAGGTTGTGAAGAAATCCAAGCAGAAGCAGCGAAAGAGGAAGGTGGAGAAGGATGGGAAGCGAGAGAAGGAGGCAAAAAGAATCTTCTTGTCTCTGACGAAGCCTTTACTTGTTTTGGGATTGGATCCCAAACCTCTTAGGCTGGAACACCGTGCAAGGCTGCGCCACCTGCTGCGGAGGCTCGTCAACCGGCAACAATGGGTTGCAGCCAGTGGTGTTCTCAGTGCCTACATGAAGGGAACACTTAATGACACCTCTCCCCACACCAACCGTCTTAAGTTTTGG GCTTTATTGGAGCTTCTTAAGCATGTGGAAAACCATTCTATTAATACAACACGAATCAAAAACCTCTATGATATTTGGTCCAAGAAAATTGGATCAATGAAGACATGGCCAGTTGAG AGCAGATATGCAGTCCATTTGGAGTTCATGGTTTTCTGTCTTTTGCGAGGCCATGCTGAGGATGCATACCATCTTGCTCTATG CCTTGAGCAAGAAAAAGGTGATATTGGTCCTATGTTAAAGATGATGATGGGTTTGACATTCTATGAGTTGTGGTATTCTTCTATCCCCAAAGAATTCCAGGTGAGAAATTCAGACCAGTTTCACTTGCAAGAGAACTCAGATATGGAGGAGGCCTCATTCAGCAATGAAAATGTGCAGTCAGAGAGGTATAATTCTGTTGAATCCCACATGGCTGACTCCCAATCTCGACGTGATTCGGATGCCTCTGTCATGAATG GGGGACTTGATTTGTGGTTGCTGCCCTTGCGTTTTTCTGATGAGCACAGTTTTGAGGATTTTGTGTATTCGCAAAGAAATCAGCCTAATCACCATTACAAAAATGCAGTGAAATATTTGCAACTAGCTCTGCGCTCAGAACCTTCCGCTTCAGCAGCATTACTTCCATTGATACAG TTGTTGCTGATGGGAGGTCACGTTGACGAGGCTCTAAATATGCTTGAGAAGCAATGCTGTAATTCAGCCTCTGTACTCCCAAtaag AGCAAGGGCTGCTCTCTTGGAGCATTTTGATGGAAACAACTCTCTCTTGCTTCGTAGCTGTTTTGAGGATATGTTGAAGAAGGATCCAACATGTAGTGATGCCTTAGCAAAACTTATCAAGATGCACCAAAATG GAGACTATAGTCTTGAATCTCTGCTGGAAATGATTGCTCTACATTTAGATGCTACAGATGCAGAATACAATACATGGAGGGTGTTCTCTTCTTGTTTCTTGAGACTGTCTTCCTACGAAGATGAACATAAGCAACATTGTGCCCTTAACAAAACCCCTAAACTATTTACGGATGGTATATCAGGAAAATCTTGGAGGCTTCGCTGTAGATGGTGGCTAACAAGGCATTTCAGCAATAGAAAGCTTGAATCAGAGATTGAAGCTG GTGATTTGCAGTTACTCACATACAAAGCGGCATGTGCATCGTATATGTATGGATGGGAATACAGCTACGTTACGAAGGCTTATTCtcatttagaaaaagaaaatggtaaCGAGTTGCTGTTGTTCTTGGATGAGTACAGGGGAAACTCATTTggaatttatcaaaaatttcaaaagaaatttACACATTTCAATATAAGAATCTAA
- the LOC100795720 gene encoding uncharacterized protein isoform X3, whose amino-acid sequence MTPLPTPTVLSFGYPLLSFFLNDSSVSPWRYKALLELLKHVENHSINTTRIKNLYDIWSKKIGSMKTWPVESRYAVHLEFMVFCLLRGHAEDAYHLALCLEQEKGDIGPMLKMMMGLTFYELWYSSIPKEFQVRNSDQFHLQENSDMEEASFSNENVQSERYNSVESHMADSQSRRDSDASVMNGGLDLWLLPLRFSDEHSFEDFVYSQRNQPNHHYKNAVKYLQLALRSEPSASAALLPLIQLLLMGGHVDEALNMLEKQCCNSASVLPIRARAALLEHFDGNNSLLLRSCFEDMLKKDPTCSDALAKLIKMHQNGDYSLESLLEMIALHLDATDAEYNTWRVFSSCFLRLSSYEDEHKQHCALNKTPKLFTDGISGKSWRLRCRWWLTRHFSNRKLESEIEAGDLQLLTYKAACASYMYGWEYSYVTKAYSHLEKENGNELLLFLDEYRGNSFGIYQKFQKKFTHFNIRI is encoded by the exons ATGACACCTCTCCCCACACCAACCGTCTTAAGTTTTGGGTACCCTcttctgtcattttttttaaatgattcaaGTGTCTCACCTTGGAGATATAAG GCTTTATTGGAGCTTCTTAAGCATGTGGAAAACCATTCTATTAATACAACACGAATCAAAAACCTCTATGATATTTGGTCCAAGAAAATTGGATCAATGAAGACATGGCCAGTTGAG AGCAGATATGCAGTCCATTTGGAGTTCATGGTTTTCTGTCTTTTGCGAGGCCATGCTGAGGATGCATACCATCTTGCTCTATG CCTTGAGCAAGAAAAAGGTGATATTGGTCCTATGTTAAAGATGATGATGGGTTTGACATTCTATGAGTTGTGGTATTCTTCTATCCCCAAAGAATTCCAGGTGAGAAATTCAGACCAGTTTCACTTGCAAGAGAACTCAGATATGGAGGAGGCCTCATTCAGCAATGAAAATGTGCAGTCAGAGAGGTATAATTCTGTTGAATCCCACATGGCTGACTCCCAATCTCGACGTGATTCGGATGCCTCTGTCATGAATG GGGGACTTGATTTGTGGTTGCTGCCCTTGCGTTTTTCTGATGAGCACAGTTTTGAGGATTTTGTGTATTCGCAAAGAAATCAGCCTAATCACCATTACAAAAATGCAGTGAAATATTTGCAACTAGCTCTGCGCTCAGAACCTTCCGCTTCAGCAGCATTACTTCCATTGATACAG TTGTTGCTGATGGGAGGTCACGTTGACGAGGCTCTAAATATGCTTGAGAAGCAATGCTGTAATTCAGCCTCTGTACTCCCAAtaag AGCAAGGGCTGCTCTCTTGGAGCATTTTGATGGAAACAACTCTCTCTTGCTTCGTAGCTGTTTTGAGGATATGTTGAAGAAGGATCCAACATGTAGTGATGCCTTAGCAAAACTTATCAAGATGCACCAAAATG GAGACTATAGTCTTGAATCTCTGCTGGAAATGATTGCTCTACATTTAGATGCTACAGATGCAGAATACAATACATGGAGGGTGTTCTCTTCTTGTTTCTTGAGACTGTCTTCCTACGAAGATGAACATAAGCAACATTGTGCCCTTAACAAAACCCCTAAACTATTTACGGATGGTATATCAGGAAAATCTTGGAGGCTTCGCTGTAGATGGTGGCTAACAAGGCATTTCAGCAATAGAAAGCTTGAATCAGAGATTGAAGCTG GTGATTTGCAGTTACTCACATACAAAGCGGCATGTGCATCGTATATGTATGGATGGGAATACAGCTACGTTACGAAGGCTTATTCtcatttagaaaaagaaaatggtaaCGAGTTGCTGTTGTTCTTGGATGAGTACAGGGGAAACTCATTTggaatttatcaaaaatttcaaaagaaatttACACATTTCAATATAAGAATCTAA